One genomic segment of Pseudoalteromonas sp. GCY includes these proteins:
- the carA gene encoding glutamine-hydrolyzing carbamoyl-phosphate synthase small subunit, with translation MTKSALLVLEDGTVFRGTAIGADGMSVGEVVFNTSMTGYQEILTDPSYAEQIVTLTYPHIGNTGTNSEDEEADKIWAKGLVIRDLPLLASNFRNEQSLSDYLKERNILGIADIDTRKLTRILRDKGAQNGCIIAGDEVNEQKALEAAQAFPGLKGMDLAKVVTTESQFEWRESSWTLGEGFKTLSAEEEKFHVVAYDFGVKKNILRMLVDRGCKLTVVPAETSAADVLALNPDGIFLSNGPGDPEPCTYAIEAIKAFLETDTPIFGICLGHQLLALASGAKTVKMKFGHHGGNHPVKDLDRDVVMITAQNHGFAADEATLPDTLRATHKSLFDGTLQGIHRTDKPAFSFQGHPEASPGPHDAAPLFDHFIELMQSRNA, from the coding sequence TTGACTAAATCCGCTCTGTTAGTCCTTGAAGACGGCACGGTGTTTCGCGGTACTGCTATCGGTGCTGACGGTATGTCAGTCGGTGAGGTGGTATTCAATACGTCAATGACGGGGTATCAAGAGATCTTAACGGATCCTTCATACGCGGAACAAATCGTTACGCTTACTTACCCACATATCGGCAACACCGGTACTAACAGCGAAGATGAGGAAGCGGACAAGATCTGGGCAAAAGGCCTAGTGATCCGTGACTTACCACTGCTTGCGAGTAATTTCCGTAACGAACAATCATTGAGTGATTACTTGAAAGAACGCAATATCTTAGGGATCGCAGATATTGATACTCGTAAACTAACTCGCATTTTACGTGATAAAGGCGCCCAAAACGGCTGTATCATCGCAGGTGACGAAGTAAACGAGCAAAAAGCGCTAGAAGCGGCGCAAGCATTCCCTGGCTTGAAAGGGATGGATTTAGCAAAAGTAGTAACAACAGAATCTCAGTTTGAATGGCGTGAATCAAGCTGGACTCTAGGCGAGGGCTTTAAAACGCTTTCTGCTGAAGAAGAAAAATTCCATGTTGTTGCGTACGATTTTGGTGTGAAAAAGAACATTCTTAGAATGTTAGTTGATAGGGGCTGTAAGTTAACCGTTGTCCCAGCAGAAACCTCCGCTGCTGACGTACTTGCATTAAACCCTGATGGCATCTTCCTATCAAACGGCCCTGGCGACCCTGAGCCATGTACTTATGCCATTGAAGCAATCAAAGCATTTTTAGAAACAGATACTCCTATTTTTGGTATTTGTTTAGGCCATCAGTTATTAGCACTCGCTTCTGGTGCGAAAACAGTAAAAATGAAGTTTGGTCACCATGGTGGTAACCACCCGGTTAAAGACTTAGATCGTGATGTCGTGATGATCACTGCACAGAACCACGGTTTTGCTGCTGACGAAGCAACGCTTCCTGATACGCTACGTGCAACGCACAAGTCACTGTTCGATGGCACACTGCAAGGTATTCACCGTACTGACAAGCCAGCGTTTAGCTTCCAAGGTCACCCTGAAGCAAGTCCTGGTCCACATGATGCGGCACCGCTATTCGACCATTTCATTGAATTAATGCAATCTCGCAACGCTTAA
- the greA gene encoding transcription elongation factor GreA produces MQSIPMTVRGEELLRDELNHLKKVVRPKIVADIAEAREHGDLKENAEYHAAREQQGFCEGRIQEIEAKLSTAQIIDVTKMQNNGKVIFGSTVTIVNVDTDKEVTYRIVGDDEADLKNNLISVNSPIARGLIGKELDDTVNIQTPNGAVEYEIIEVEYK; encoded by the coding sequence ATGCAATCAATTCCGATGACAGTACGAGGCGAAGAGTTGCTTCGTGATGAACTGAATCATTTAAAAAAAGTTGTTCGCCCGAAAATCGTTGCAGATATTGCAGAAGCACGTGAACACGGTGACTTGAAAGAAAATGCTGAATACCATGCTGCACGTGAGCAGCAAGGTTTTTGTGAAGGCCGAATTCAAGAAATTGAAGCTAAGCTTTCAACAGCACAAATCATCGACGTGACTAAAATGCAGAACAACGGCAAGGTTATTTTTGGTAGTACTGTGACTATTGTTAATGTAGATACAGACAAAGAAGTGACTTATCGTATCGTTGGTGACGACGAGGCCGATCTTAAGAACAACTTGATTTCTGTTAATTCACCGATTGCGCGTGGATTAATCGGCAAAGAACTAGATGATACAGTGAATATTCAAACGCCAAATGGTGCTGTTGAATATGAAATCATTGAAGTTGAATACAAGTAA
- the dapB gene encoding 4-hydroxy-tetrahydrodipicolinate reductase, whose protein sequence is MTRIGIYGANGRMGLALIEACYLSQQVELANAFVRDNSQYLDKAVNQLQPQADADICFSSEQSKLENVDVLIDFTLPEGMKQHLSAAIAAKKPMVIGTTGLTASEMALLVEAAKDIPIVFSRNYSVGINLLLNLVQTAAQKLADDMDIEIFEAHHRNKIDAPSGTALAIGEAIAEAKGWQHDDVAVYDRSQSHEAKSQQEIGYSVLRAGDIVGEHTAYFSTMGERLELTHKAASRLTFASGAVRAAQWLKDKPAGLYDMQDVLDLKK, encoded by the coding sequence ATGACAAGAATAGGTATTTACGGTGCGAATGGCAGAATGGGGTTAGCATTGATTGAAGCCTGTTATTTGTCGCAACAAGTAGAGCTGGCCAACGCTTTTGTACGAGATAATTCACAATATCTTGATAAAGCAGTTAATCAACTGCAGCCTCAAGCAGACGCAGATATCTGTTTTAGCTCCGAGCAAAGTAAGCTTGAAAATGTTGACGTATTAATAGACTTTACTTTGCCAGAGGGCATGAAGCAGCATTTATCAGCTGCAATTGCTGCTAAAAAACCGATGGTGATCGGTACTACTGGACTGACAGCAAGTGAAATGGCGCTGTTGGTGGAAGCCGCAAAAGATATCCCAATTGTGTTTTCTCGCAACTATAGCGTTGGCATTAACTTGCTACTGAACCTAGTACAAACAGCCGCACAAAAGCTGGCTGACGACATGGATATTGAAATTTTCGAAGCGCACCATCGCAACAAAATCGACGCGCCCTCAGGAACTGCGCTAGCTATCGGAGAGGCGATTGCAGAAGCAAAAGGCTGGCAACATGATGACGTTGCGGTTTACGACCGAAGTCAGAGCCATGAAGCGAAATCTCAACAAGAAATCGGTTATTCGGTCCTCAGAGCGGGAGATATAGTAGGTGAACATACGGCTTACTTCTCGACAATGGGGGAAAGGCTCGAATTAACACATAAAGCAGCGTCGAGATTGACCTTTGCATCAGGTGCTGTAAGGGCTGCGCAGTGGCTAAAAGATAAACCTGCAGGCCTTTATGATATGCAAGATGTGCTAGATTTAAAGAAGTAA
- a CDS encoding Na+/H+ antiporter NhaC family protein has translation MQPNYNQTKAKLSLLPLLTFVGIFLGAGLYLQSQGVDYAFYQLKAPVAILPAIVLAFLLNKDTINRSVETFIQGAGHSNIITMCLIYLLAGAFSAVASATGGVDAVVNAGLSLIPPAFLLPGLFLISAVVSTAMGTSMGTIGAIGPIAVAVAMKTGIDPALMAGTIVSGAMFGDNLSIISDTTIAATRTQGCEMKDKFRENLKIALPAALLTVLLLVFLTPEPQVVETKPFDWLLVLPYAFILVLAVIGINVFVVLFSGIVFAGCMGFVGDYQGAAFLNDIYKGFSDMQEIFLLSMFIGGLSEFIRINGGLDFLAKQIQKITSIIAKWHRQVADQLGIAALVLTSNLCIANNTVSIIVAGPVAKKLAEDGKISAKRSASLLDIFACVMQGSLPYGAQALLLGATFKISPWDVSSSSYYCFILAFTAITVICLRRNKA, from the coding sequence ATGCAACCAAATTACAATCAAACAAAGGCAAAACTATCATTATTGCCGCTGTTGACCTTTGTAGGGATTTTTCTTGGCGCAGGATTGTACTTGCAATCGCAAGGCGTTGACTATGCGTTTTATCAATTAAAGGCTCCTGTCGCGATTTTACCAGCCATCGTTCTCGCTTTTTTACTTAATAAAGATACCATCAACCGCAGTGTCGAAACTTTTATTCAAGGCGCAGGACACAGCAATATCATCACCATGTGCCTCATCTATTTATTAGCAGGTGCTTTCTCTGCGGTTGCAAGTGCCACTGGCGGTGTTGACGCTGTTGTTAACGCCGGTTTATCACTTATTCCTCCGGCATTTCTATTACCCGGCTTGTTCCTTATTTCTGCTGTCGTCTCTACCGCAATGGGAACCTCCATGGGCACAATTGGTGCAATTGGACCTATTGCTGTTGCCGTCGCGATGAAAACCGGAATTGATCCAGCACTTATGGCTGGCACTATCGTTTCGGGCGCAATGTTTGGCGATAACTTATCCATTATTTCTGATACCACAATCGCAGCAACGCGAACGCAAGGCTGTGAAATGAAAGATAAATTTAGAGAGAATCTTAAAATAGCCCTGCCAGCTGCACTGCTGACTGTTTTACTATTGGTGTTTTTAACCCCAGAGCCGCAAGTTGTAGAAACCAAGCCGTTTGATTGGTTATTGGTTTTACCATACGCATTTATTTTGGTCTTGGCGGTGATTGGTATCAATGTTTTTGTTGTGCTCTTTAGTGGTATCGTGTTTGCTGGCTGTATGGGTTTTGTCGGTGACTATCAAGGTGCTGCATTCTTAAACGATATCTATAAAGGCTTTAGTGATATGCAGGAGATTTTCTTGCTGTCTATGTTCATTGGTGGTTTATCTGAATTTATTCGTATCAATGGCGGCCTAGATTTTTTAGCCAAACAGATCCAAAAAATTACCAGCATTATCGCAAAGTGGCACCGTCAAGTTGCTGATCAACTCGGTATTGCTGCGCTCGTGTTAACAAGTAACTTGTGTATCGCAAATAACACGGTAAGTATCATAGTTGCTGGCCCTGTCGCTAAAAAACTGGCTGAAGATGGAAAAATCTCAGCTAAGCGTTCAGCAAGCTTATTAGATATTTTTGCTTGTGTTATGCAAGGCTCTTTACCTTATGGTGCACAGGCACTGCTACTCGGGGCCACTTTTAAAATCAGCCCTTGGGATGTATCTAGTTCTTCTTATTACTGTTTCATTCTGGCTTTCACAGCCATTACCGTTATCTGCCTAAGAAGAAATAAAGCATAA
- the carB gene encoding carbamoyl-phosphate synthase large subunit, translating into MPKRTDIKSILILGAGPIVIGQACEFDYSGAQACKALREEGYRVILVNSNPATIMTDPEMADATYIEPIHWEVVEKIIEKEKPDAVLPTMGGQTALNCALDLDKHGVLAKHGVELIGATADAIDKAENRERFDAAMKNIGLECPRAEIAHSMDEAHDILTRIGFPCIIRPSFTMGGTGGGVAYNMEEFDEICTRGLDLSPTNELLIDESLLGWKEYEMEVVRDKNDNCIIVCSIENFDPMGVHTGDSITVAPAQTLTDKEYQIMRNASMAVLREIGVETGGSNVQFGVNPVDGRMVIIEMNPRVSRSSALASKATGFPIAKIAAKLAVGYTLDELQNDITGGATPASFEPSIDYVVTKIPRFNFEKFAGSNDRLTTQMKSVGEVMAIGRNQQESLQKALRGLEVGATGLNPIVALDAPNAKETIIRELREPGAERIWYIADAMRHGMSVEEVFELTKVDPWYLVQIEDILKDEATIAEVGMAGLNKDFLRRLKRKGFSDARIAEIAGVSEKEIRKKRHQLEILPVYKRVDTCAAEFSSDTAYMYSTYDEECEANPSDKDKIMVIGGGPNRIGQGIEFDYCCVHAALAMREDGYETIMVNCNPETVSTDYDTSDRLFFEPITLEDVLEIVRVEKPKGVIVQYGGQTPLKLARDLEANGVPVIGTSPDAIDRAEDRERFQQLVERLNLLQPENATVTSLEEAVAKSQEIGFPLVVRPSYVLGGRAMEIVYDEDDLRRYMTEAVSVSNEAPVLLDRFLDDAIEVDVDAICDGENVIIGGIMEHIEQAGVHSGDSACSLPAHTLPQDIQDVMRKQVRDMALELGVVGLMNTQFAVKDGQVYLIEVNPRAARTVPFVSKATGIALAKVAARCMVGQSLESQGVTKEVIPPYYSVKEVVLPFAKFPGVDPMRGPEMRSTGEVMGVGENFAEAFAKAQLGASNTLPRGGRALLSVRNGDKARVVELAKTMKAIGFELDATNGTATALEEAGIEVRRVNKVFEGRPHILDRIKNGEYSYIVNTTEGRQAIEDSKVLRRGALQHKTNYTTTLNAAFANCTANEADDRNSVNSVQELHQRLN; encoded by the coding sequence ATGCCAAAACGTACCGACATAAAAAGCATTCTGATTTTGGGCGCAGGCCCAATCGTTATCGGCCAAGCATGTGAATTCGATTACTCTGGTGCTCAGGCCTGTAAAGCGCTTAGAGAAGAAGGCTATAGAGTTATTCTTGTAAACTCTAACCCTGCGACTATCATGACTGACCCTGAAATGGCGGATGCAACTTACATCGAGCCTATTCACTGGGAAGTGGTAGAAAAGATCATCGAAAAAGAAAAGCCTGATGCGGTGCTGCCTACTATGGGTGGCCAAACAGCACTTAACTGTGCACTAGACCTAGATAAGCACGGTGTGCTTGCTAAACATGGCGTTGAGCTAATTGGTGCGACAGCAGATGCAATCGATAAAGCGGAAAACCGTGAGCGTTTTGACGCGGCGATGAAAAATATCGGCTTAGAATGTCCTCGCGCTGAAATTGCACACTCAATGGATGAAGCGCATGACATCTTAACTCGCATCGGGTTCCCATGTATTATTCGTCCTTCATTCACGATGGGCGGCACCGGTGGTGGTGTTGCGTATAACATGGAAGAGTTTGACGAAATCTGTACTCGTGGTCTTGACTTGTCACCAACAAATGAGCTGCTTATCGATGAAAGCCTATTAGGCTGGAAAGAATATGAGATGGAAGTGGTTCGTGACAAAAACGACAACTGTATCATCGTATGTTCAATCGAAAACTTCGACCCAATGGGCGTACACACTGGTGACTCAATCACAGTTGCACCAGCACAAACGCTAACTGATAAAGAATATCAAATCATGCGTAACGCCTCGATGGCGGTACTTCGTGAAATTGGCGTTGAAACTGGTGGTTCAAACGTTCAGTTTGGTGTCAATCCTGTTGATGGCCGTATGGTTATCATCGAGATGAACCCGCGTGTATCGCGCTCTTCTGCGCTTGCGTCAAAAGCAACGGGCTTCCCGATCGCTAAAATCGCTGCCAAGCTTGCCGTAGGTTACACGCTTGATGAGCTTCAAAACGACATCACAGGTGGTGCAACTCCAGCATCATTTGAGCCGTCAATCGACTACGTAGTGACTAAGATCCCTCGTTTTAACTTCGAAAAGTTCGCAGGTTCAAACGACCGTCTAACTACGCAAATGAAGTCGGTTGGTGAGGTGATGGCAATTGGTCGTAACCAACAAGAGTCATTACAAAAAGCACTACGAGGCTTAGAAGTGGGTGCTACGGGTCTGAACCCAATCGTTGCACTAGACGCACCAAACGCAAAAGAAACGATCATCCGCGAATTACGCGAGCCAGGTGCTGAGCGTATTTGGTATATTGCTGATGCGATGCGTCACGGTATGTCTGTTGAAGAGGTATTTGAACTCACTAAAGTTGACCCTTGGTACCTAGTTCAAATCGAAGACATCTTAAAAGACGAAGCGACAATCGCTGAAGTGGGAATGGCAGGTCTAAACAAAGACTTCCTGCGCCGCTTGAAGCGTAAAGGTTTCTCAGATGCTCGCATTGCCGAAATCGCAGGCGTATCAGAAAAAGAAATTCGCAAGAAGCGTCACCAGCTTGAAATTCTGCCAGTTTACAAGCGCGTAGACACATGTGCTGCAGAGTTTAGCTCAGACACCGCTTACATGTACTCAACGTATGATGAAGAATGTGAAGCGAATCCTTCTGACAAAGACAAAATCATGGTTATCGGTGGCGGTCCTAACCGTATCGGTCAAGGTATCGAATTCGATTACTGCTGTGTACACGCAGCCCTTGCGATGCGTGAAGATGGCTATGAAACTATCATGGTTAACTGTAACCCAGAGACAGTTTCAACAGACTACGATACGTCTGATCGCTTATTCTTCGAGCCAATTACACTTGAAGACGTGCTAGAAATTGTCCGTGTTGAAAAGCCAAAAGGCGTGATCGTTCAGTACGGTGGTCAAACTCCACTTAAACTGGCACGAGATCTTGAAGCGAATGGTGTTCCAGTTATTGGTACTTCTCCTGACGCCATCGACCGCGCAGAAGACCGTGAGCGCTTCCAACAGCTAGTAGAGCGTCTAAACCTACTTCAACCAGAAAACGCAACGGTAACGTCACTAGAAGAAGCGGTTGCTAAATCACAAGAAATTGGCTTCCCACTGGTTGTTCGTCCATCATACGTACTTGGTGGTCGTGCAATGGAAATCGTATACGATGAAGACGACTTACGTCGCTACATGACAGAAGCGGTGTCTGTTTCTAATGAAGCACCAGTACTACTTGACCGTTTCTTAGATGATGCAATTGAAGTAGACGTAGATGCTATCTGTGACGGTGAGAACGTTATCATTGGCGGTATTATGGAGCACATCGAGCAAGCCGGTGTTCACTCGGGTGATTCGGCCTGTTCATTGCCTGCACATACGCTGCCGCAAGATATTCAAGATGTGATGCGTAAGCAAGTCCGTGATATGGCGCTGGAACTAGGTGTTGTTGGCCTGATGAATACCCAGTTCGCGGTGAAAGACGGTCAAGTTTACTTGATTGAAGTTAACCCGCGTGCAGCTCGTACCGTACCATTTGTTTCAAAAGCAACAGGCATTGCACTGGCAAAAGTCGCGGCACGTTGTATGGTTGGTCAATCTCTTGAAAGTCAAGGTGTCACGAAGGAAGTTATCCCTCCATATTACAGTGTGAAAGAAGTGGTATTGCCATTCGCTAAGTTCCCGGGTGTTGACCCAATGCGTGGCCCAGAGATGCGCTCGACGGGTGAAGTGATGGGAGTTGGTGAAAACTTCGCCGAAGCATTCGCAAAAGCCCAATTAGGTGCATCAAACACTTTACCACGTGGCGGCCGCGCGCTACTATCTGTGCGTAATGGTGATAAGGCACGCGTAGTTGAACTAGCTAAGACAATGAAAGCAATTGGTTTTGAGTTAGATGCAACGAATGGTACGGCGACAGCGCTTGAAGAAGCGGGTATTGAAGTACGTCGCGTAAACAAAGTATTCGAAGGCCGTCCTCATATTCTTGACCGTATCAAGAATGGTGAGTACAGCTATATCGTTAATACTACCGAAGGTCGCCAAGCTATTGAGGACTCGAAGGTGTTACGTCGTGGTGCACTTCAGCATAAGACTAACTACACCACTACGCTAAATGCAGCGTTTGCAAACTGTACAGCGAATGAAGCTGACGACAGAAATTCTGTAAACTCTGTTCAAGAACTACACCAGCGTTTGAACTAA
- a CDS encoding nucleoside-binding protein yields the protein MKINTLIISSSLAFSAFSYAADWSTTQLHINHGDFKNPFSRNEATATVYSLQHASGYRYGDNFFFIDYSKDDLSDGYQDGDFYGEWYSSLSMSKIAGFKSSFDAIADVSLTMGFNAAGDAKVMKYLPGVKVNWNFEGFNFFSSTFTLYQDDSQGISHGGAPKESDSWMIDLAWGYPFTIGEQKFYLTGHVEYIGERENELGNDVKGWLLAQPILQWDLGYAIGMPDNQLMLGVEWQYWRNKLGTNTKESVPQLHLAWTF from the coding sequence ATGAAAATCAACACGCTCATCATTTCCTCCTCACTTGCTTTTAGCGCATTTAGTTATGCAGCTGATTGGAGTACAACGCAACTACATATAAACCACGGTGATTTCAAAAACCCGTTTAGCAGAAACGAAGCAACGGCAACGGTTTACTCATTACAACATGCGTCTGGATATCGCTATGGCGATAATTTCTTCTTTATCGATTACAGTAAAGATGACCTTAGTGATGGTTACCAAGACGGTGACTTTTATGGAGAGTGGTATTCAAGCTTATCGATGTCAAAGATTGCTGGCTTTAAGTCTTCTTTCGACGCCATAGCTGACGTTAGCTTAACGATGGGTTTCAATGCAGCCGGAGACGCTAAGGTGATGAAATACTTGCCTGGTGTCAAAGTAAATTGGAATTTTGAAGGGTTCAATTTTTTCTCTTCTACATTCACACTTTATCAAGACGATAGCCAAGGTATTAGTCATGGCGGTGCGCCTAAAGAAAGTGATAGCTGGATGATAGATCTCGCTTGGGGTTACCCCTTCACAATAGGCGAGCAAAAGTTCTATCTCACAGGTCACGTAGAATATATTGGCGAGCGAGAGAACGAGTTGGGTAATGACGTAAAAGGCTGGTTGCTCGCGCAGCCAATTCTACAATGGGATCTCGGTTACGCGATAGGCATGCCTGACAACCAATTAATGTTAGGTGTTGAATGGCAGTATTGGCGCAACAAACTTGGCACAAATACCAAAGAATCTGTTCCCCAGCTACATCTAGCGTGGACTTTCTAA